One genomic segment of Catalinimonas alkaloidigena includes these proteins:
- a CDS encoding alpha/beta fold hydrolase → MFDHKSGAYLQTEDAKLYYETQGNPDNPPLLFLHGGLRHMVTLNPLAQSLAKDFYLIGLDSRGQGKSGLGDNPLTYQMMEEDTLALLSHLNINKVTIIGHSDGGIIAYRMAARHRERVAHLITIGSRVTAEQGKPNWEEFMCLEPKLMEKNMPELVKDYHRLSPDPRLDQLCVMFRDLWMDGSDCGHPGEAVRSIVAPSLLLRGSEDGFLSAVALQDNQMMISNSVMTEIPDAKHDVALENPEHTNSVIRNFLSTQ, encoded by the coding sequence ATGTTTGATCATAAGAGCGGCGCTTACCTCCAGACTGAAGATGCTAAATTATATTACGAAACGCAGGGCAATCCTGACAATCCACCCTTACTTTTTCTGCACGGTGGGCTGAGGCATATGGTAACGCTGAACCCTCTGGCCCAAAGTCTGGCTAAAGATTTTTACCTGATAGGCCTGGACAGCAGGGGACAGGGAAAGTCCGGGCTGGGTGATAATCCACTAACCTACCAGATGATGGAAGAAGATACGTTGGCACTCCTTTCGCATCTCAACATCAATAAGGTAACGATCATAGGCCATAGTGATGGAGGAATCATTGCGTACCGCATGGCTGCCAGACATCGGGAACGAGTAGCTCATCTAATCACCATTGGTTCAAGGGTAACAGCAGAACAGGGCAAGCCAAACTGGGAAGAGTTTATGTGTTTGGAACCTAAGCTCATGGAAAAGAATATGCCCGAACTGGTAAAGGATTATCACCGGCTGAGTCCGGATCCCAGGCTTGATCAATTATGTGTGATGTTCCGTGATTTATGGATGGATGGGTCAGACTGTGGTCATCCGGGCGAAGCGGTTCGTTCTATAGTAGCGCCCAGCTTGTTACTTCGGGGCAGTGAGGATGGTTTCCTTTCAGCCGTAGCGCTGCAGGATAACCAAATGATGATATCCAATAGTGTAATGACTGAAATACCTGATGCTAAACATGATGTGGCGTTGGAGAATCCTGAGCATACGAACTCAGTCATTCGGAATTTTCTGAGCACTCAGTAA